The Pseudanabaena sp. PCC 6802 genomic interval TGCCGCCCTCTCGCAAGGCTTTGCTAAAGGCTTTTGAGCTTATGTTAGAGCTAGAATCAGGAGATATTAAATCTTCAGTAGTTACTGGCTTATAATCAGATTCCATGCTAATTGTATTCCAATATCTCTGTCTATCACTTAAGCGTTTTTGGAATCCAACAAACATTAGAAAAACAATTCTGTTTAAAATGTTTTCTATTACTGAATTATAGGGAGCATTACTTCCTGAGTGATTGAGAGAGTAATCTTGAAAGTAGTAATTTTTGATTTGACTCGAAAATAGTGCTTCAAATAGTAATTCCCCATCTTTTAATTTGCATAGAAAAGAAGCAAAAAGATTGAGGGAAAGACGTATTATTTTCCTGTTTTTTAATCTATATAAAAGAGAATCAAAAAGATTGAGAGCAGGGCGTATTATTTTATGATAAAAGTAATCGTTGTTTTTTTCAATCATCCAGAAAAGAACAATCCTCTTTGCCAAAATAATCAGTGCAATGATAACCTTAATTAAAAATTCCAGGGAAAACAAAGCGAATACAATAATATGCAGAATAAACTGGACTATGACGAGATTCAAAAAATTTTGGAAAAAATCAGTAAATTTTTTATTGATTTTTTCGCAATACTTATAGAAATCTTGTCGGTTTTTCCGGATTTTTTTTCTTATAGTTAGAAGGGGGTTGTAGATAAATTGATCGAGATAGCGATCAGATCGCTGTTTCGATGAAGCATTATCTGGCACTGTTTCCCGATCTGATGACCGATCGAAGTTGCTGAGGATATGTCCTAGTTTTTGTTCTAAACTGATTTGACGATTCAACTCATAGAATATTTCCTGCATGAGGCTTGCCCAGAGGTTAGCTTTGGCATAAGTCCAGGCATCAAATTTGATTTGGTAAATGTGACCGACAAATCGACCTACCCGATCGCCGTCAGGACTTTTACTGTCAGCATCTTTAAGCCCCCAGGCTTCGATCGCTTCCATACCTTGACTGCGGATCTCGACCATGTGGCTCTGCATCAGGTGCATGATGTAGGATTTGCCACCGCCCCACCCGCCCAGAATGCCGACAGCAACGGGAGGTTCAAGGTCTCGCATCAGGAGCATTTCGGTGAGAGCGTTGATTTCGTCTTTGAGGTTGAGCAGGTCTTCGTCTTGGGTGGCATCGTTGCGGAGGCTACCCGTTTTGAGGGCTTGGCGATATTCGTTTCGCAGGACAAAAAGAGAACGCTCCCAAAGGTCTTGAGGGGCTTTACCGATGCTGGCTTCGCGATCGATTTCTCGAACGAGGCGAATGGGGAGATTAGGTTTGAGGGCGATCAGGATACGACGGCGTTTGTAGGTATTGGGATCGGGTTCTTTGGGGTCTTCTTTGAACTGATTTTGGTCTGCCCATTCTTTAACGGCTTTGAGGAGAGTGGGAATTTGTTCGGGAACAATGGTGGCAAATTGGCTTAGGAGTTCAATGTATGGTACTAAATATTGTTCTAGATTAGGTTGAGGAATAATAAATGGATCATCCGGTTGAAAGAGTCGATATTCATCCATCTGATAGGGTGAATATATCTTAACTTTTTCAATCTGGCGTTGGACTTCTAAACGGATTTCGGGAAAGTAGATGGCGATGGCTAGGAGCGCCCGGACTTGATGGTAGCGATCTTGCAGTTCTAGGGCAATACTTTGGGCTTCGAGGATATGTTGCGGGAGTAAATGCGGTGCAAGTTTAACTAAGGAGTTGGCTTTTTTAGCTTCATGAGTCTGTGACATTTCACGAATTAGCTGCAAAGCTCTAAATTGGTCGGTCACAAGTTGGTCATTGTCTACAGGGCTTAATTCCTTGGGTTGGGGACGGGTAGCTAGAATTATGGCTATATCTGTTTTTTGGATTGAATTAGTTTGGTCTTTGAACTGTGCGATGATGCTGTCATGTACATGCAGTTCTGGATAGAGAGGGATGAAGGCACTGAGAGCAGTAGCTTTGGGACGGGGACGATCCTGACAGAGGGCTTTAGCCTGTTGGTAAAAAGGGGACAATTGCTCCGGGGTAAGGTGGGGTGAGGTGGCAAGGGCAGCGAGAACTTGGGACAGGTAAAATTCTGACTTCAGTTTTGGTAGTAGATTATCTTTGATGAACTTGAGGCGATCGTCACTGTCTAGGCTAGGAACTAGGACAGTGAGTACGTTAGTTATAGTTCTTTCAGCAGAAAGGTGCTGGTCAGTTTGATCGAGAATATGATCGATAAGTTCATCTTTCAGATTGGAGTCACTTGGTTCAGTCTCTATAAATGTAGGAATACTGACTCGAATTGCCACCTGATGAAGTATTTGGGCGAGAAGTTCAGGGTAGGGGCAGCGTATTTCGGCAATTTCTAACGCTTTTTTGAGCTGCTCCGGAGATAGGTAGGGAATAAGATTACAAAGAGCTGTTGCGGGGTAGGAGTAGCCAGGAAGGTAGTTCTGAACTATATCGAGTGCTTCTGATAATCTTTCTGCGGGGAGATAAGGGGCTAGGTTACCAAGGACTTCCGCTTGGTAAGCAGGATGGGTGATTTTAGTTTGAATCAGTTGCAATACTCTGGGAAATAGTCCTGCCGAAAGACGGGGGGCTAAGGCACTCAGCAGTTTGGCTCTATCGGCAGAGCTTTCGCCCCTAGGAACAATTTCCAGGACTGAGGAGAGTAGTGTTGGAGGGCAACAGAGAATCAGGAACTCGGTGGATTGAAAGGCGATTGTAGTCAATACATTAATCCGATTTTCTACACTTTTCAACTCTAAAGCAATCTGTATTATTTTTTGTTGTATTTGAGTTGAGAAATTGCAGCTTTTGTCACATACTACTTTTAATATTTTTACCTTTCTGGACTCATTATTAATGAACAACATAGAATTCAGGAATTCTTGCAATAATTGAGTTTCGAAAATAGGAATTTTAGCACCAATTTCTTCAAGAATTTCACTTCGATCATTTTCATCTTGAATACTGGAAGTAATCCTTAGAGCTTGCTTTAAAATCTGAGTTTCAGAACAGGGGATTTCGGCGATGGCACTTTGCAAGAGATATACCGGGTTATCCATCGATGAAGAGGCTCTTAACTTTATTTCCTTGTACACAAAAAATGCCAACTCTAATCCCTGTTGAAATACGAATTGGGATTGAGGAGAAGGTAGTTGAGCAGCAACTGATACCAGAGCAAAGGTCTTGTAAATTGGATTCTTAATAGTTGAAGCCAGCTTTAGTGCTTGTTTGAGTACTCGTTGACGTTTGGATGGAGGAAGTTTGGCGGCAATTGCACCTAGCGCAATGGCTTTATGGTGATTAAAATCATAAGGCGCGGCTGCTTTCAGAGCTTTTTTTAGCAATTTAGGTTTGGTGGGAGGGATGTAGCTGACAACTAAAGCTAGTAATCTTAATCTATCGGAGAATCTATCGGAGGAAGACTCAATAGATAAAACGACTTCAAGAGCTTTTTCTAGTAGTTCTTCAGACTCTAGCAGAGAAATTTTTTTCGTAATTGCCGCTATTATTTCTACTTGATTATTTTTGTATGACTTTCTGTGATTGACTATGTATTTTTTGGCGGCATTTAGCGCTCTTATTAACCATTCAGTCTTAGGCGAAAGGTGGGCAAGGATGACTGCTATAAAAAGAGAATCATCACACCGAATCAACAAGTCTTCAAATATTTCTAGTTCGAGTTCAAAGGGTGGAATTACTGACAGAAAATCCTTAAAATACAAGCCTTCACCATAAGGATTTTGAGAAGGATATATTTCTATGATTTCTATTATCTGCTTTAGAATATCTCCGCATTGCGAGGGATGATATTTTTGGGCAATATATGACAAAAATTCCAATTTTCTTCTCGTATCAGAAGAGCAAGCACTTAACTCTTTATCAATTACTTTCTGTCGTAGGTTAGATTTGGAGGAATGAATATTGTCTAGGAGAATTCTGGAAAACCAACTGTTAGTAAACTCCCATGAGATCATTTTTTGAAACAGGGAGTCACGTCCCGAGTAAGGTAATTTGGCAGCCACCGCAGCAAATACTTCACTGCGCATTTCCTCATACGGAATAACTTGCGTGGACTCTAGTACTTGTTGGAGCAGTTGGGGTTCCGAAGCAGAAAACTGGGCTATTACCTTAGTAAGTGCTGTACTTCGACTCCCCTCCAAAATGATTTGCGCTGTATCCAGTGCTTGTTGGAGTATAGGTTTGCGTTCCTCTGAGGGAAATTGGGCAGCCACAGCAGTCAATGCTAGACTTCGGCAATACTCATGCTGAAGCATTTGCGCAGTATTCAATGCTTGTTGGAGTAGTTGAGGTTCTGAAGCGGTCAGTCGAGCAACCACGGCGAAGAACGCTCTTGGTCTGTCCAATTGGGCTTCTGCGGCGTCCATTTCTTGCTGAATCCTAACCCTATCCTCATCACTAAGCGGTGACAGTTCTACCCTCACCTCTTCTTGAACAGATTTTTCCCCCTCACTACTAACCTCTTCCTTCGACCAGAACTCCTCTGGTAGCCCCTGCCCTGGCAACTCCGCCAGCACCTCCCGCACTACCCACTCACTACCCGTCAGGTTTAGCCCCTTAATCTTCTCCAGCCATGCGATCAAATCTTGCACCCAAATGGGCTGATCTTCTGAATTTGCTGTCACCGTCTCTCTATCTGCCACAAACAACCTCACCACCTAAAGTCAATCTGAACCGATCGCAAACCAATTCCAGAAATTCACGGCTTGCAAAGCCAAAGACAAACCCCTCACACCCGGAATGATATCAATGCTATCATTAAAGCAATCGAGAATACAACACCACCTCGAAACGGAGGCAGTCTATGGCAAATTTAATCGTCCGAAACATCGATGAAACCATTGTCAAAGCGCTCAAAAAGCGGGCAAGTCAGCATGGGGTCAGCGCCGAAGCCGAACACCGCAAAATTTTAGAACAGGCACTGCTGCAACCGCAAAGAAAATCGTTTGCAGAGGTGCTCAGCCAAATCCCCAACGTTGGCAATGACTTAGACTACGAGCGGGTACAGGATGACACAGCCAGCCAAGTATTTGATTGATACCAACGTCATTAGCGAACTCCGAAAAAAAAGCAATGCGAACCTCGGTGTTCTGCAATTTTTCCAGCAAGCCGCCGAGCAAGCTGCACCTCTCTATCTCAGTGTCATAACCATTGGCGAACTGCGGCGAGGGGTTGAACTCATCCGACATCGCGGCGATCGCAGCCAAGCAGACCTGCTAGAAAACTGGTTGCAGACCGTTTTAGAAGACTACGCCGACCATATTCTAGATTTCACTGCCCTGGATGCCCAGGTTTGGGGCAAATTGCGCGTTCCCCATCCTCAAAATGCCTTAGATAAACAGATCGCCGCCACTGCACTCACCTGCGGCTTAACCCTGGTCACCCGGAATGCGAGCGACTTTGCAGGGACAGGAGTTCTCCTGCTAGACCCTTTTGAAACCATTGAGAGTTTCTGAGGCAATCTCCATCCAGCAATACCCTCTCTATACACGCGTACCTGATGATTTGCTTCCGCAGGCAGGCTTGCCGCAATACTCGTAAAGAGATTGGATTAGGCGGGTGCAGATTTCAGCTCGATGCTCCAGCTGCGCAATTTGCCAACATCAATTCTGGCGCGATCCGCAACATTCAAAGTCCAAATACCCATCATGGGTTGTCCCACCATACCGCCAAGAACACCCGACACCGCTGAATCGTAAGTCGCGACTAGA includes:
- a CDS encoding FitA-like ribbon-helix-helix domain-containing protein; translation: MANLIVRNIDETIVKALKKRASQHGVSAEAEHRKILEQALLQPQRKSFAEVLSQIPNVGNDLDYERVQDDTASQVFD
- a CDS encoding type II toxin-antitoxin system VapC family toxin, with protein sequence MTQPAKYLIDTNVISELRKKSNANLGVLQFFQQAAEQAAPLYLSVITIGELRRGVELIRHRGDRSQADLLENWLQTVLEDYADHILDFTALDAQVWGKLRVPHPQNALDKQIAATALTCGLTLVTRNASDFAGTGVLLLDPFETIESF